One window of Medicago truncatula cultivar Jemalong A17 chromosome 2, MtrunA17r5.0-ANR, whole genome shotgun sequence genomic DNA carries:
- the LOC11430023 gene encoding uncharacterized protein, whose amino-acid sequence MRVQMQLFHLQPWDNFQCNSAVPYTKKKTQGSRIKGNKSHLKAMSENNHEITVKSDRSDCSCVQSVESLVMWTLPYDLKKLKPWLRDYMSGLCYEGYLHIQHIMEEEHEHISKRILWRPKMVSPMELDELRAIFL is encoded by the exons ATGCGAGTTCAGATGCAGCTGTTCCACTTGCAACCATGGGACAATTTTCAAT GTAACAGTGCAGTGCCTTACACCAAGAAAAAAACCCAG GGATCAAGAATCAAGGGAAACAAATCTCATTTAAAGGCTATGAGTGAAAATAATCACGAAATTACTGTCAAGTCAGATAGGTCTGATTGTTCATGTGTACAGAGTGTTGAATCTTTGGTGATGTGGACTCTACCTTATGACCTGAAGAAGTTGAAACCATG GCTGCGAGATTATATGAGCGGGTTGTGTTATGAGGGCTACTTACATATCCAG caCATCATGGAAGAAGAACATGAGCACATTAGTAAAAGAATTCTCTGGCGGCCAAAAATGGTATCACCGATGGAGCTAGATGAACTAAGAGCAATTTTCCTTTAG